Proteins co-encoded in one Medicago truncatula cultivar Jemalong A17 chromosome 8, MtrunA17r5.0-ANR, whole genome shotgun sequence genomic window:
- the LOC11406169 gene encoding elongation factor 1-alpha isoform X2, with protein MPRKVNYGIDYYDDDYEDYDDYDYDVEAENYGVESDTKKETIKPGVWSCSICTYDNDESMTSCDICGVLRHPLVINGTSNTNKTDPFKFDVPSPDDVVHTGLHSSKMGLKDKVKNSKDSRLSSSSREKNELETNTESADNLSSLMQKNKLSKNVEIDHEKFGKTSNSLSASLPKDKGNNANKINSSKNGTNGIQSSEEKSGSLSALPKVEESDKLSLSSNKDGKSESASSSFNHTVPDARSQNSDNTNAKGPHQQVSYQPEKWMLPQQSEDTLTQLNLAIVGHVDSGKSTLSGRLLHLLGRISKKEMHKYEKEAKLQGKGSFAYAWALDESSEERERGITMTVAVAYFDTKKYHVVVLDSPGHKDFIPNMISGATQADAAVLVIDASLGAFEAGMDGGKGQTREHAQLIRSFGVDHVIVAVNKMDAVSYSKDRFDFIRHQLGMFLRSCGFKDSSLSWIPLSAMENQNLVASPSDAHFKNWYTGPYLLDAVDSLQPPTREFAKPLLMPICDVIKSTAQGQVSACGKLEAGALRSGTKVLVRPSDVVGTVRTLERDSNVCSVARAGDNVAVTLHGVDGSHVLAGGVLCHPDFPVAVAKHLELKLLVLDGTSPILIGAQLEFHIHHAKEPARVSRILSVLDPKTGKVTKKNPRCLTSKQSAVIEVILHEPVCVVEFSRCKALGRVSLRSLGRTIAVGLVSRIIEEQD; from the exons ATGCCGCGTAAAGTAAACTATGGAATCGATTACTACGACGATGACTATGAGGATTATGATgactatgattatgatgttgaagCTGAAAATTATG GAGTAGAATCTGATACAAAGAAAGAGACCATTAAGCCTGGAGTTTGGAGTTGCTCAATTTGTACCTATGACAATGATGAGAGTATGACTTCATGTGATATTTGCGGCGTTCTACGTCATCCCTTGGTTATCAATGGAACTTCCAACACCAACAAAACAG ATCCTTTCAAGTTTGACGTTCCATCCCCAGATGATGTGGTTCATACCGGCCTACATTCTTCAAAAATGGGTTTGAAAG ACAAAGTTAAAAACTCTAAAGATTCTCGGCTTTCATCAAGCAGCAGAGAGAAGAATGAACTAGAAACCAATACTGAAAGTGCAGACAACTTATCGTCCTTAATGCAAAAGAACAAGCTTTCCAAAAATGTAGAAATTGATCACGAAAAATTTGGTAAAACTTCAAACAGCTTATCAGCCTCTTTGCCAAAGGACAAAGGAAACAATgcgaataaaataaattcttcaaaaaatggTACAAATGGTATCCAATCAAGCGAAGAAAAGTCTGGTAGTTTGTCTGCACTGCCAAAAGTTGAAGAGAGTGATAAACTTAGTTTGTCTTCTAACAAAGACGGAAAGTCTGAAAGTGCTTCCAGCAGTTTTAACCACACGGTTCCTGATGCAAGATCTCAAAATTCTGATAATACTAATGCTAAGGGACCTCATCAACAAGTTTCTTACCAGCCAGAAAAGTGGATGCTTCCTCAACAATCTGAAGATACGTTGACTCAGTTGAATCTCGCAATT GTTGGTCATGTTGATTCTGGAAAATCAACACTATCTGGTAGGTTATTACACCTATTGGGACGAATTTCcaagaaagaaatgcacaaatATGAAAAGGAGGCCAAGTTACAG GGCAAAGGATCCTTTGCTTATGCTTGGGCACTTGATGAAAGTTCTGAAGAAAGGGAAAGGGGAATAACCATGACAGTGGCTGTGGCATATTTTGACACTAAGAAATATCACGTTGTTGTGCTTGACTCTCCTGGTCATAAAGATTTTATCCCAAACATGATTTCTGGAGCTACACAAGCTGATGCTGCAGTTCTTGTTATAGATGCGTCACTTGGTGCATTTGAAGCTGGTATGGATGGTGGCAAAGGACAAACAAGAGAGCATGCACAACTTATTAGAAGTTTCGGTGTAGACCATGTTATAGTTGCAGTAAATAAGATGGATGCTGTGTCATACTCCAAAGAccgatttgattttataagacATCAGCTGGGAATGTTTCTCCGCTCATGTGGGTTCAAAGATTCTTCACTCTCATGGATTCCCTTGAGTGCCAtggaaaatcaaaatttggtAGCATCCCCTTCTGATGCTCATTTCAAAAACTG GTATACTGGACCTTATCTGTTAGATGCAGTTGACTCACTACAACCTCCTACTAGAGAATTCGCAAAACCTCTGCTAATGCCAATATGTGATGTTATCAAATCAACTGCACAAGGACAGGTGTCTGCTTGTGGGAAACTGGAAGCAGGAGCTCTTCGAAGTGGAACAAAG GTGTTAGTTAGGCCTTCAGATGTTGTTGGAACAGTACGTACATTGGAGCGTGACTCTAACGTCTGCTCTGTTGCAAGAGCTGGAGATAATGTAGCTGTAACCTTGCATGGTGTTGACGGAAGTCATGTATTGGCTGGAGGCGTATTATGCCATCCTGACTTTCCTGTTGCAGTTGCAAAGCATTTGGAGTTGAAATTGCTTGTCTTGGATGGTACAAGTCCCATATTGATCGGCGCTCAG TTAGAGTTTCACATACATCATGCAAAAGAGCCTGCTAGAGTTTCAAGAATATTGTCAGTACTTGATCCCAAGACTGGTAAGGTGACCAAAAAGAACCCTCGTTGTCTCACGTCAAAACAAAGTGCAGTAATTGAG GTGATTTTGCATGAGCCAGTCTGTGTGGTAGAGTTTTCTAGATGTAAAGCTCTTGGAAGAGTATCCCTTAGATCTTTAGGAAGAACAATTGCTGTTGGACTTGTGTCAAGAATAATCGAAGAACAAGATTAG
- the LOC11411391 gene encoding exonuclease 1 isoform X1, whose translation MGIHGLLPLLKSIMIPIHIKDFHGCSVAIDTYSWLHKGALSCSTDLCKGIPTTRHIEYCMHRVNLLRHYGVKPILVFDGGLLPMKGDQENKRARSRKENLERAVEHEANGNSTAAYECYQKAVDISPQIARELIQVLKQENVQYVVAPYEADAQMTFLAISKQVDAVITEDSDLIPFGCPRIIFKMDKFGQGVQFQYSMLQKNKELNFEGFNKQMLLEMCILSGCDYLQSLPGMGLKKAHASIKRFKSYDKVLKHLKYNGVSVPPFYEESFRKAILTFQYQRVYDPVSENIVHLANIPEDIGDELDFLGPPLPKDIGQGIAEGDLDPITKMPFEGDKFAARLEIAGTSQFKTLNSERVKKRIDLPVQKNLLTKYFCFASLEAKREFKAPRTSPTTANQSTLISSSVNSLEHQTLEAAARETVNSGASTVDTENCDSSLPPNSYIENSFPTKTLELMESPNHVSMAGEKKGSPDHTILRQPRQPIHKPCLGLHKEHELTNVEDKAEEKTKETKRKVIVRSRYFQQKQVEKNACDVKQEQLSSCIVIDERKNGISGGDLCNKHLKNDDLKKKVYPNDTIQSENLQARKMNPTSSTHDNGCSDHNVGGPFKENSAQEEKFGTNISHLGHYSQISEKSLERFASVISAYKYTSGSRVSGLRAPLKDVRNTHNKRPAAVDLSQYAYVPKPTKTRRVAPDVRNTRNIRPKAVDLNQFAYVPKQRLDE comes from the exons ATGGGAATCCATGGTCTGTTACCGCTACTCAAATCAATTATGATTCCAATTCACATCAAAGACTTTCACGGCTGTTCTGTCGCCATCGACACTTATTCCTGGCTTCACAAAGGTGCCCTTTCTTGCAGCACCGACCTCTGTAAAGGCATACCCACTACTAG GCACATTGAGTATTGTATGCATAGAGTGAATTTGCTGAGACATTATGGTGTTAAGCCTATTCTTGTATTTGATGGAGGGCTTTTACCAATGAAGGGTGATCAAGAGAACAAGCGTGCCCG GTCTAGAAAAGAAAATTTGGAACGTGCGGTTGAACATGAAGCAAATGGAAATTCTACTGCTGCCTATGAGTGCTATCAGAAAGCTGTTGATATTTCACCTCAGATTGCACGAGAACTTATTCAG GTACTGAAGCAAGAGAATGTGCAGTATGTTGTTGCCCCATATGAGGCAGATGCCCAGATGACATTTTTGGCAATTAGCAAACAGGTTGATGCAGTTATAACCGAAGACTCTGATCTTATACCATTTGGTTGTCCAAGG ATTATCTTTAAAATGGACAAGTTTGGTCAAGGTGTTCAGTTTCAGTATTCCATGCTACAAAAGAATAAGGAGCTTAATTTTGAAGGGTTCAACAAACAAATGCTTCTTGAAATGTGTATTTTGAGTGGCTGCGACTATCTTCAGTCCTTGCCAGGCATGGGTCTCAAAAAGGCTCATGCAAGCATTAAAAGATTTAAAAGCTATGACAAG GTTCTTAAGCACTTGAAATACAACGGTGTTTCTGTACCTCCCTTTTACGAAGAGTCGTTCAGGAAGGCTATTCTTACTTTCCAATATCAACGAGTTTATGATCCAGTTAGTGAAAATATTGTCCATTTGGCTAATATACCTGAGGATATTGGTGACGAGTTAGACTTTTTAGGCCC ACCATTGCCAAAAGATATAGGACAAGGAATAGCAGAAGGAGATCTTGATCCAATTACCAAAATGCCATTTGAG GGAGACAAATTTGCTGCCAGATTGGAAATTGCAGGAACTAGTCAATTCAAAACACTTAATTCTGAAAGGGTGAAGAAAAGGATTGATCTGCCTGTGCAGAAGAATCTCTTGACCAAGTATTTTT GTTTTGCATCCCTTGAAGCAAAAAGGGAATTCAAAGCGCCTCGGACGTCACCTACCACTGCTAATCAAAGTACACTGATTTCCTCTTCTGTCAATTCCCTAGAACATCAGACATTAGAAGCTGCTGCTAGAGAAACAGTGAACTCTGGTGCATCCACTGTTGACACTGAGAATTGTGACAGCAGCCTTCCTCCTAATAGCTAT ATTGAAAACAGTTTTCCCACCAAAACTTTGGAGCTTATGGAATCACCGAATCATG TATCTATGGCAGGAGAGAAGAAAGGAAGTCCTGATCATACAATATTGAGACAGCCGAGGCAGCCAATTCATAAACCTTGTTTGGGGTTGCATAAGGAGCATGAGCTCACAAATGTCGAAGACAAAGCCGAAGAGAAAACCAAGGAGACAAAAAGAAAGGTAATTGTAAGGAGTCGTTATTTTCAGCAGAAACAAGTAGAAAAGAATGCTTGTGACGTGAAACAAGAGCAGCTGTCCTCTTGCATCGTCATTGATGAGAGAAAAAATGGCATATCAGGCGGTGATTTATGTAACAAGCATTTGAAGAATGATGACCTGAAAAAGAAGGTCTACCCTAATGACACTATTCAAAGT GAAAATTTGCAGGCCAGGAAAATGAATCCTACTTCATCTACTCATGATAATG GTTGCTCTGATCACAATGTTGGCGGGCCATTCAAAGAGAATAGTGCTCaagaagaaaaatttggaaCCAACATTTCCCATTTAGGCCATTATTCACAAATATCTGAGAAGTCTTTGGAAAGATTTGCCTCTGTAATATCGGCTTATAAATATACCTCTGGCTCTCGTGTCAGCGGTCTTCGTGCTCCTCTGAAAGATGTTCGCAACACTCATAATAAGAG GCCTGCAGCTGTGGACTTGAGCCAATATGCATACGTGCCAAAACCAACAAAGACTAGAAGAGTAGCTCCTGATGTTCGCAACACTCGCAATATTAG GCCAAAAGCTGTGGACTTGAACCAATTTGCATATGTACCAAAACAAAGACTAGATGAATAG
- the LOC11408342 gene encoding pentatricopeptide repeat-containing protein At5g66520, whose product MKQTKQIHAHAITNNLTRFSYISSRILAFFALSPRGDFRYAETLFTHIPNPNIFDYNSIITSYTTNSQFHKLFFVFTKMLNTNIRPNSHTFTTLVKACVSLSSLEQVFTLSMKLGNSSDVYFVSSVINAFSKHSAIHLARQVFDECSNRNVVCWTSLVSGYCSCGLVNEARDVFDKMPLRNEASYSAMVSGYVRNGFFSEGVQLFRELKKKDKGCACLKFNGALLVSVLNACTMVGAFEEGKWIHSYVEENGLEYDLELGTALIDFYMKCGWVKGAEKVFNKMPVKDVATWSAMILGLAINGNNKMALELFEKMEKVGPKPNEVTFVGVLTACNHKSLFGESARLFGIMSEKYNITPSIEHYGCVVDVLARSGQVKKALTFINSMHIEPDGAIWGSLLNGCLMHGHYELGQKVGKYLIEFEPKHSGRYVLLANMYANMGKWEGVSEVRKLMKDRGVMIVSGWSFIEIDQTIHKFFADDKCCLYSREIYDVLSHLGKKVEDISGDNDAFFICNLNQ is encoded by the coding sequence atgaaacaaacaaaacaaatccaCGCTCATGCCATCACCAACAACCTCACTCGTTTCTCCTACATTTCCAGCAGAATCCTAGCATTCTTCGCTCTCTCACCACGCGGCGATTTTCGCTATGCAGAAACTCTTTTCACACACATTCCCAATCCAAATATCTTCGATTACAACTCCATAATCACTTCTTACACAACAAACTCACAATTCCATAAATTATTCTTCGTTTTCACCAAAATGCTTAACACCAACATTCGCCCCAATTCTCATACCTTCACCACGCTGGTAAAAGCATGcgtttctctttcttctctcgaACAAGTTTTCACTCTATCCATGAAGTTGGGGAATTCATCTGACGTGTATTTCGTGAGTTCTGTTATCAATGCGTTTTCAAAACACAGTGCCATACACCTTGCACGTCAAGTGTTTGACGAATGTTCTAACAGAAATGTTGTTTGTTGGACAAGTCTCGTCAGTGGATATTGTAGTTGCGGTTTGGTTAATGAAGCGAGGGatgtttttgacaaaatgcCACTTAGAAATGAAGCGTCGTATAGTGCTATGGTTTCTGGGTATGTTAGGAACGGTTTTTTCAGTGAGGGAGTTCAACTATTCCGGGAGTTGAAGAAGAAGGACAAGGGTTGTGCATGTTTGAAATTCAATGGGGCTCTTTTGGTGAGTGTTCTTAACGCGTGTACAATGGTGGGTGCTTTTGAAGAAGGGAAATGGATTCATTCTTATGTTGAGGAAAATGGGTTGGAATATGATCTTGAGCTTGGAACTGCACTGATTGATTTCTACATGAAATGTGGATGGGTGAAGGGTGCAGAgaaagtttttaataaaatgccTGTTAAAGATGTTGCTACATGGAGTGCTATGATTTTGGGTTTGGCTATTAACGGGAATAATAAAATGGCACTGGAACTGTTTGAGAAGATGGAGAAGGTTGGACCAAAACCTAATGAGGTTACTTTCGTTGGGGTTCTTACCGCTTGCaatcataaaagtttgtttgGGGAGTCAGCTCGGTTATTTGGAATTATGAGTGAAAAATATAACATCACACCATCTATTGAACACTATggatgtgttgttgatgttttggCTCGAAGCGGACAAGTGAAAAAGGCCTTAACTTTTATTAATAGTATGCATATTGAACCAGATGGAGCCATATGGGGGTCTTTGCTCAATGGATGTTTGATGCATGGTCATTATGAATTGGGGCAGAAAGTTGGCAAGTATTTGATAGAGTTTGAGCCTAAACATAGCGGTAGGTACGTCCTTTTGGCGAACATGTATGCCAATATGGGCAAGTGGGAAGGTGTTTCTGAGGTAAGAAAACTGATGAAAGATAGGGGAGTGATGATTGTTTCTGGTTGGAGTTTCATTGAAATCGATCAAACCATACACAAGTTTTTTGCTGATGATAAATGTTGTTTGTATTCAAGGGAAATTTATGATGTTTTAAGCCACCTGGGAAAGAAAGTTGAGGATATTTCAGGAGACAATGAtgctttttttatttgcaaTTTGAATCAATAA
- the LOC11406169 gene encoding elongation factor 1-alpha isoform X1, translated as MPRKVNYGIDYYDDDYEDYDDYDYDVEAENYGVESDTKKETIKPGVWSCSICTYDNDESMTSCDICGVLRHPLVINGTSNTNKTVEDINKTPGASKLAQSLFQSLPQQSPKEVAIFPMQDIGFWTDGSNIYKLENVQGEFHEIHKAFNAQSHPSLNIDPFKFDVPSPDDVVHTGLHSSKMGLKDKVKNSKDSRLSSSSREKNELETNTESADNLSSLMQKNKLSKNVEIDHEKFGKTSNSLSASLPKDKGNNANKINSSKNGTNGIQSSEEKSGSLSALPKVEESDKLSLSSNKDGKSESASSSFNHTVPDARSQNSDNTNAKGPHQQVSYQPEKWMLPQQSEDTLTQLNLAIVGHVDSGKSTLSGRLLHLLGRISKKEMHKYEKEAKLQGKGSFAYAWALDESSEERERGITMTVAVAYFDTKKYHVVVLDSPGHKDFIPNMISGATQADAAVLVIDASLGAFEAGMDGGKGQTREHAQLIRSFGVDHVIVAVNKMDAVSYSKDRFDFIRHQLGMFLRSCGFKDSSLSWIPLSAMENQNLVASPSDAHFKNWYTGPYLLDAVDSLQPPTREFAKPLLMPICDVIKSTAQGQVSACGKLEAGALRSGTKVLVRPSDVVGTVRTLERDSNVCSVARAGDNVAVTLHGVDGSHVLAGGVLCHPDFPVAVAKHLELKLLVLDGTSPILIGAQLEFHIHHAKEPARVSRILSVLDPKTGKVTKKNPRCLTSKQSAVIEVILHEPVCVVEFSRCKALGRVSLRSLGRTIAVGLVSRIIEEQD; from the exons ATGCCGCGTAAAGTAAACTATGGAATCGATTACTACGACGATGACTATGAGGATTATGATgactatgattatgatgttgaagCTGAAAATTATG GAGTAGAATCTGATACAAAGAAAGAGACCATTAAGCCTGGAGTTTGGAGTTGCTCAATTTGTACCTATGACAATGATGAGAGTATGACTTCATGTGATATTTGCGGCGTTCTACGTCATCCCTTGGTTATCAATGGAACTTCCAACACCAACAAAACAG TTGAAGATATAAACAAAACTCCTGGAGCATCCAAGTTGGCCCAGTCTCTTTTTCAATCATTACCACAACAGAGTCCCAAAGAGGTTGCGATATTTCCAATGCAAGACATTGGTTTTTGGACAGATGGCAGTAACATCTACAAGCTTGAGAATGTCCAAGGAGAATTTCATGAAATTCATAAGGCTTTTAATGCTCAAAGCCATCCCTCTTTAAATATAG ATCCTTTCAAGTTTGACGTTCCATCCCCAGATGATGTGGTTCATACCGGCCTACATTCTTCAAAAATGGGTTTGAAAG ACAAAGTTAAAAACTCTAAAGATTCTCGGCTTTCATCAAGCAGCAGAGAGAAGAATGAACTAGAAACCAATACTGAAAGTGCAGACAACTTATCGTCCTTAATGCAAAAGAACAAGCTTTCCAAAAATGTAGAAATTGATCACGAAAAATTTGGTAAAACTTCAAACAGCTTATCAGCCTCTTTGCCAAAGGACAAAGGAAACAATgcgaataaaataaattcttcaaaaaatggTACAAATGGTATCCAATCAAGCGAAGAAAAGTCTGGTAGTTTGTCTGCACTGCCAAAAGTTGAAGAGAGTGATAAACTTAGTTTGTCTTCTAACAAAGACGGAAAGTCTGAAAGTGCTTCCAGCAGTTTTAACCACACGGTTCCTGATGCAAGATCTCAAAATTCTGATAATACTAATGCTAAGGGACCTCATCAACAAGTTTCTTACCAGCCAGAAAAGTGGATGCTTCCTCAACAATCTGAAGATACGTTGACTCAGTTGAATCTCGCAATT GTTGGTCATGTTGATTCTGGAAAATCAACACTATCTGGTAGGTTATTACACCTATTGGGACGAATTTCcaagaaagaaatgcacaaatATGAAAAGGAGGCCAAGTTACAG GGCAAAGGATCCTTTGCTTATGCTTGGGCACTTGATGAAAGTTCTGAAGAAAGGGAAAGGGGAATAACCATGACAGTGGCTGTGGCATATTTTGACACTAAGAAATATCACGTTGTTGTGCTTGACTCTCCTGGTCATAAAGATTTTATCCCAAACATGATTTCTGGAGCTACACAAGCTGATGCTGCAGTTCTTGTTATAGATGCGTCACTTGGTGCATTTGAAGCTGGTATGGATGGTGGCAAAGGACAAACAAGAGAGCATGCACAACTTATTAGAAGTTTCGGTGTAGACCATGTTATAGTTGCAGTAAATAAGATGGATGCTGTGTCATACTCCAAAGAccgatttgattttataagacATCAGCTGGGAATGTTTCTCCGCTCATGTGGGTTCAAAGATTCTTCACTCTCATGGATTCCCTTGAGTGCCAtggaaaatcaaaatttggtAGCATCCCCTTCTGATGCTCATTTCAAAAACTG GTATACTGGACCTTATCTGTTAGATGCAGTTGACTCACTACAACCTCCTACTAGAGAATTCGCAAAACCTCTGCTAATGCCAATATGTGATGTTATCAAATCAACTGCACAAGGACAGGTGTCTGCTTGTGGGAAACTGGAAGCAGGAGCTCTTCGAAGTGGAACAAAG GTGTTAGTTAGGCCTTCAGATGTTGTTGGAACAGTACGTACATTGGAGCGTGACTCTAACGTCTGCTCTGTTGCAAGAGCTGGAGATAATGTAGCTGTAACCTTGCATGGTGTTGACGGAAGTCATGTATTGGCTGGAGGCGTATTATGCCATCCTGACTTTCCTGTTGCAGTTGCAAAGCATTTGGAGTTGAAATTGCTTGTCTTGGATGGTACAAGTCCCATATTGATCGGCGCTCAG TTAGAGTTTCACATACATCATGCAAAAGAGCCTGCTAGAGTTTCAAGAATATTGTCAGTACTTGATCCCAAGACTGGTAAGGTGACCAAAAAGAACCCTCGTTGTCTCACGTCAAAACAAAGTGCAGTAATTGAG GTGATTTTGCATGAGCCAGTCTGTGTGGTAGAGTTTTCTAGATGTAAAGCTCTTGGAAGAGTATCCCTTAGATCTTTAGGAAGAACAATTGCTGTTGGACTTGTGTCAAGAATAATCGAAGAACAAGATTAG
- the LOC11411391 gene encoding exonuclease 1 isoform X2: protein MGIHGLLPLLKSIMIPIHIKDFHGCSVAIDTYSWLHKGALSCSTDLCKGIPTTRHIEYCMHRVNLLRHYGVKPILVFDGGLLPMKGDQENKRARSRKENLERAVEHEANGNSTAAYECYQKAVDISPQIARELIQVLKQENVQYVVAPYEADAQMTFLAISKQVDAVITEDSDLIPFGCPRIIFKMDKFGQGVQFQYSMLQKNKELNFEGFNKQMLLEMCILSGCDYLQSLPGMGLKKAHASIKRFKSYDKVLKHLKYNGVSVPPFYEESFRKAILTFQYQRVYDPVSENIVHLANIPEDIGDELDFLGPPLPKDIGQGIAEGDLDPITKMPFEGDKFAARLEIAGTSQFKTLNSERVKKRIDLPVQKNLLTKYFCFASLEAKREFKAPRTSPTTANQSTLISSSVNSLEHQTLEAAARETVNSGASTVDTENCDSSLPPNSYIENSFPTKTLELMESPNHGEKKGSPDHTILRQPRQPIHKPCLGLHKEHELTNVEDKAEEKTKETKRKVIVRSRYFQQKQVEKNACDVKQEQLSSCIVIDERKNGISGGDLCNKHLKNDDLKKKVYPNDTIQSENLQARKMNPTSSTHDNGCSDHNVGGPFKENSAQEEKFGTNISHLGHYSQISEKSLERFASVISAYKYTSGSRVSGLRAPLKDVRNTHNKRPAAVDLSQYAYVPKPTKTRRVAPDVRNTRNIRPKAVDLNQFAYVPKQRLDE from the exons ATGGGAATCCATGGTCTGTTACCGCTACTCAAATCAATTATGATTCCAATTCACATCAAAGACTTTCACGGCTGTTCTGTCGCCATCGACACTTATTCCTGGCTTCACAAAGGTGCCCTTTCTTGCAGCACCGACCTCTGTAAAGGCATACCCACTACTAG GCACATTGAGTATTGTATGCATAGAGTGAATTTGCTGAGACATTATGGTGTTAAGCCTATTCTTGTATTTGATGGAGGGCTTTTACCAATGAAGGGTGATCAAGAGAACAAGCGTGCCCG GTCTAGAAAAGAAAATTTGGAACGTGCGGTTGAACATGAAGCAAATGGAAATTCTACTGCTGCCTATGAGTGCTATCAGAAAGCTGTTGATATTTCACCTCAGATTGCACGAGAACTTATTCAG GTACTGAAGCAAGAGAATGTGCAGTATGTTGTTGCCCCATATGAGGCAGATGCCCAGATGACATTTTTGGCAATTAGCAAACAGGTTGATGCAGTTATAACCGAAGACTCTGATCTTATACCATTTGGTTGTCCAAGG ATTATCTTTAAAATGGACAAGTTTGGTCAAGGTGTTCAGTTTCAGTATTCCATGCTACAAAAGAATAAGGAGCTTAATTTTGAAGGGTTCAACAAACAAATGCTTCTTGAAATGTGTATTTTGAGTGGCTGCGACTATCTTCAGTCCTTGCCAGGCATGGGTCTCAAAAAGGCTCATGCAAGCATTAAAAGATTTAAAAGCTATGACAAG GTTCTTAAGCACTTGAAATACAACGGTGTTTCTGTACCTCCCTTTTACGAAGAGTCGTTCAGGAAGGCTATTCTTACTTTCCAATATCAACGAGTTTATGATCCAGTTAGTGAAAATATTGTCCATTTGGCTAATATACCTGAGGATATTGGTGACGAGTTAGACTTTTTAGGCCC ACCATTGCCAAAAGATATAGGACAAGGAATAGCAGAAGGAGATCTTGATCCAATTACCAAAATGCCATTTGAG GGAGACAAATTTGCTGCCAGATTGGAAATTGCAGGAACTAGTCAATTCAAAACACTTAATTCTGAAAGGGTGAAGAAAAGGATTGATCTGCCTGTGCAGAAGAATCTCTTGACCAAGTATTTTT GTTTTGCATCCCTTGAAGCAAAAAGGGAATTCAAAGCGCCTCGGACGTCACCTACCACTGCTAATCAAAGTACACTGATTTCCTCTTCTGTCAATTCCCTAGAACATCAGACATTAGAAGCTGCTGCTAGAGAAACAGTGAACTCTGGTGCATCCACTGTTGACACTGAGAATTGTGACAGCAGCCTTCCTCCTAATAGCTAT ATTGAAAACAGTTTTCCCACCAAAACTTTGGAGCTTATGGAATCACCGAATCATG GAGAGAAGAAAGGAAGTCCTGATCATACAATATTGAGACAGCCGAGGCAGCCAATTCATAAACCTTGTTTGGGGTTGCATAAGGAGCATGAGCTCACAAATGTCGAAGACAAAGCCGAAGAGAAAACCAAGGAGACAAAAAGAAAGGTAATTGTAAGGAGTCGTTATTTTCAGCAGAAACAAGTAGAAAAGAATGCTTGTGACGTGAAACAAGAGCAGCTGTCCTCTTGCATCGTCATTGATGAGAGAAAAAATGGCATATCAGGCGGTGATTTATGTAACAAGCATTTGAAGAATGATGACCTGAAAAAGAAGGTCTACCCTAATGACACTATTCAAAGT GAAAATTTGCAGGCCAGGAAAATGAATCCTACTTCATCTACTCATGATAATG GTTGCTCTGATCACAATGTTGGCGGGCCATTCAAAGAGAATAGTGCTCaagaagaaaaatttggaaCCAACATTTCCCATTTAGGCCATTATTCACAAATATCTGAGAAGTCTTTGGAAAGATTTGCCTCTGTAATATCGGCTTATAAATATACCTCTGGCTCTCGTGTCAGCGGTCTTCGTGCTCCTCTGAAAGATGTTCGCAACACTCATAATAAGAG GCCTGCAGCTGTGGACTTGAGCCAATATGCATACGTGCCAAAACCAACAAAGACTAGAAGAGTAGCTCCTGATGTTCGCAACACTCGCAATATTAG GCCAAAAGCTGTGGACTTGAACCAATTTGCATATGTACCAAAACAAAGACTAGATGAATAG